Proteins encoded by one window of Cervus canadensis isolate Bull #8, Minnesota chromosome 18, ASM1932006v1, whole genome shotgun sequence:
- the AURKC gene encoding aurora kinase C isoform X2 — protein sequence MSTPLQPSFKGQLYCMAAAGQVPRAPTARRFTIDDFEIGRPLGKGKFGNVYLARLKKNHFIVALKVLFKSQIEKEGLEHQLRREVEIQAHLQHPNILRLYNYFHDARRVYLILEYAPKGELYKALQRSHTFDDQRTATIIEELADALIYCHEKKVIHRDIKPENLLLGLMGEVKIADFGWSVHTPSLRRRTTCGTLDYLPPEMIEGRTYDEKVDLWCIGVLCYELLVGNPPFESASTSETYRRILKVDLRFPPSMSLGARDLISKLLRFQPLERLPLVQVLEHPWIRAQSQRVLPPSVHTAS from the exons ATGTCAACCCCACTCCAGCCCTCATTTAAGGGTCAGCTGTACTGTA tggcTGCAGCAGGTCAAGTACCCAGAGCCCCAACCGC GCGGCGTTTCacaattgatgattttgaaatcGGGCGTCCTCTCGGCAAGGGAAAATTTGGGAATGTGTACCTGGCTCGCCTGAAGAAAAACCATTTCATCGTGGCCCTGAAAGTCCTGTTCAAGTCCCAGATAGAGAAGGAAGGCCTGGAACATCAGCTGCGCAGGGAAGTTGAAATCCAGGCGCATCTCCA ACACCCCAATATCCTGCGCCTGTACAACTACTTCCATGATGCCCGCCGGGTGTACCTGATTTTAGAATATGCCCCAAAGGGCGAGCTCTACAAGGCGCTGCAAAGGAGCCACACATTTGATGATCAGCGTACAGCCACG ATAATAGAGGAGTTGGCAGATGCTCTGATCTACTGCCATGAAAAGAAGGTGATTCACAGGGATATTAAGCCAGAGAACCTGCTGCTGGGGCTTATGGGTGAAGTGAAGATTGCAGACTTTGGCTGGTCTGTGCACACCCCTTCTCTGAG GAGAAGGACCACGTGTGGGACGCTGGACTACTTGCCCCCAGAAATGATCGAGGGGAGAACATACGATGAGAAGGTGGATCTGTGGTGCATTGGGGTGCTCTGCTACGAgctgctggtaggaaatccaccCTTTGAGAGTGCCTCCACTAGTGAGACCTACAGACGCATCCTCAAG GTAGATTTAAGGTTTCCTCCATCAATGTCTTTGGGAGCTCGCGACCTGATCTCCAAGCTTCTCAGATTCCAACCCTTGGAGAGGCTGCCCTTGGTCCAGGTCTTGGAGCACCCATGGATCCGGGCCCAGTCTCAGAGGGTGCTGCCCCCATCTGTTCATACGGCTTCCTGA
- the AURKC gene encoding aurora kinase C isoform X1, with product MSHPGTVRKAGGMQPAVAAAGQVPRAPTARRFTIDDFEIGRPLGKGKFGNVYLARLKKNHFIVALKVLFKSQIEKEGLEHQLRREVEIQAHLQHPNILRLYNYFHDARRVYLILEYAPKGELYKALQRSHTFDDQRTATIIEELADALIYCHEKKVIHRDIKPENLLLGLMGEVKIADFGWSVHTPSLRRRTTCGTLDYLPPEMIEGRTYDEKVDLWCIGVLCYELLVGNPPFESASTSETYRRILKVDLRFPPSMSLGARDLISKLLRFQPLERLPLVQVLEHPWIRAQSQRVLPPSVHTAS from the exons ATGAGCCATCCAGGAACTGTGAGGAAGGCGGGCGGGATGCAGCCCGCAG tggcTGCAGCAGGTCAAGTACCCAGAGCCCCAACCGC GCGGCGTTTCacaattgatgattttgaaatcGGGCGTCCTCTCGGCAAGGGAAAATTTGGGAATGTGTACCTGGCTCGCCTGAAGAAAAACCATTTCATCGTGGCCCTGAAAGTCCTGTTCAAGTCCCAGATAGAGAAGGAAGGCCTGGAACATCAGCTGCGCAGGGAAGTTGAAATCCAGGCGCATCTCCA ACACCCCAATATCCTGCGCCTGTACAACTACTTCCATGATGCCCGCCGGGTGTACCTGATTTTAGAATATGCCCCAAAGGGCGAGCTCTACAAGGCGCTGCAAAGGAGCCACACATTTGATGATCAGCGTACAGCCACG ATAATAGAGGAGTTGGCAGATGCTCTGATCTACTGCCATGAAAAGAAGGTGATTCACAGGGATATTAAGCCAGAGAACCTGCTGCTGGGGCTTATGGGTGAAGTGAAGATTGCAGACTTTGGCTGGTCTGTGCACACCCCTTCTCTGAG GAGAAGGACCACGTGTGGGACGCTGGACTACTTGCCCCCAGAAATGATCGAGGGGAGAACATACGATGAGAAGGTGGATCTGTGGTGCATTGGGGTGCTCTGCTACGAgctgctggtaggaaatccaccCTTTGAGAGTGCCTCCACTAGTGAGACCTACAGACGCATCCTCAAG GTAGATTTAAGGTTTCCTCCATCAATGTCTTTGGGAGCTCGCGACCTGATCTCCAAGCTTCTCAGATTCCAACCCTTGGAGAGGCTGCCCTTGGTCCAGGTCTTGGAGCACCCATGGATCCGGGCCCAGTCTCAGAGGGTGCTGCCCCCATCTGTTCATACGGCTTCCTGA